Proteins encoded within one genomic window of Pongo pygmaeus isolate AG05252 chromosome 18, NHGRI_mPonPyg2-v2.0_pri, whole genome shotgun sequence:
- the MMP15 gene encoding matrix metalloproteinase-15, translated as MGSDRSAPGRPGWTGSLLGDREEAARPRLLPLLLVLLGCLGLGVAAEDAEVHAENWLRLYGYLPQPSRHMSTMRSAQILASALAEMQRFYGIPVTGVLDEETKEWMKRPRCGVPDQFGVRVKANLRRRRKRYALTGRKWNNHHLTFSIQNYTEKLGWYHSMEAVRRAFRVWEQATPLVFQEVPYEDIRLRRQKEADIMVLFASGFHGDSSPFDGTGGFLAHAYFPGPGLGGDTHFDADEPWTFSSTDLHGNNLFLVAVHELGHALGLEHSSNPNAIMAPFYQWKDVDNFKLPEDDLRGIQQLYGTPDGQPQPTQPLPTVTPRRPGRPDHRPPRPPQPPPPGGKPERPPKPGPPVQPRATERPDQYGPNICDGDFDTVAMLRGEMFVFKGRWFWRVRHNRVLDNYPMPIGHFWRGLPGDISAAYERQDGRFVFFKGDRYWLFREANLEPGYPQPLTSYGLGIPYDRIDMAIWWEPTGHTFFFQQDRYWRFNEETQRGDPGYPKPISVWQGIPASPKGAFLSNDAAYTYFYKGTKYWKFDNERLRMEPGYPKSILRDFMGCQEHVEPGPRWPDVARPPFNPHGGAEPGADSAEGDVGDGDGDFGAGVNKDGGSRVVVQMEEVARTVNVVMVLVPLLLLLCVLGLTYALVQMQRKGAPRVLLYCKRSLQEWV; from the exons AACTGGCTGCGGCTCTATGGCTACCTGCCCCAGCCCAGCCGCCATATGTCCACCATGCGTTCCGCCCAGATCTTGGCCTCAGCCCTTGCAGAAATGCAGCGCTTCTACGGGATACCAGTCACCGGTGTGCTCGACGAAGAGACCAAGGA GTGGATGAAGCGGCCCCGCTGTGGGGTGCCGGACCAGTTCGGGGTACGAGTGAAAGCCAATCTGCGGCGGCGGCGGAAGCGCTACGCCCTCACCGGGAGGAAGTGGAACAACCACCATCTGACCTTCAG caTCCAGAACTACACGGAGAAGTTGGGCTGGTACCACTCGATGGAGGCAGTGCGCAGGGCCTTCCGCGTGTGGGAGCAGGCCACGCCCCTGGTCTTCCAGGAGGTGCCCTATGAGGACATCCGGCTGCGGCGACAGAAGGAGGCCGACATCATGGTACTCTTTGCCTCTGGCTTCCATGGCGACAGCTCGCCGTTTGATGGCACCGGTGGCTTTCTGGCTCACGCCTATTTCCCTGGCCCTGGCCTGGGCGGGGACACCCATTTTGATGCAGATGAGCCCTGGACCTTCTCCAGCACTGACCTGCATG GAAACAACCTCTTCCTGGTGGCAGTGCATGAGCTGGGCCACGCGCTGGGGCTGGAGCACTCCAGCAACCCCAATGCCATCATGGCACCGTTCTACCAGTGGAAGGACGTCGACAACTTCAAGCTGCCCGAGGACGATCTCCGTGGCATCCAGCAGCTCTACG GTACCCCAGACGGTCAGCCACAGCCTACCCAGCCTCTCCCCACTGTGACACCACGGCGGCCAGGCCGGCCTGACCACCGGCCGCCCCGGCCTccccagccaccacccccaggTGGGAAGCCAGAGCGGCCCCCAAAGCCGGGCCCCCCAGTCCAGCCCCGAGCCACAGAGCGGCCTGACCAGTATGGCCCCAACATCTGCGATGGGGACTTTGACACAGTGGCCATGCTTCGCGGGGAGATGTTCGTGTTCAAG GGCCGCTGGTTCTGGCGAGTCCGGCACAACCGCGTCCTGGACAACTATCCCATGCCCATCGGGCACTTCTGGCGTGGTCTGCCCGGTGACATCAGTGCTGCCTACGAGCGCCAAGACGGTCGTTTTGTCTTTTTCAAAG GTGACCGCTACTGGCTTTTTCGAGAAGCGAACCTGGAGCCCGGCTACCCACAGCCGCTGACCAGCTATGGCCTGGGCATCCCCTATGACCGCATTGACATGGCCATCTGGTGGGAGCCCACAGGCCACACCTTCTTCTTCCAACAGGACAG GTACTGGCGCTTCAACGAGGAAACACAGCGTGGAGACCCTGGGTACCCCAAGCCCATCAGTGTCTGGCAGGGGATCCCTGCCTCCCCTAAAGGGGCCTTCCTGAGCAATGATGCAG cctacACCTACTTCTACAAGGGCACCAAATACTGGAAATTCGACAATGAGCGCCTGCGCATGGAGCCCGGCTACCCCAAGTCCATCCTGCGGGACTTCATGGGTTGCCAGGAGCACGTGGAGCCAGGCCCCCGATGGCCCGACGTGGCCCGGCCGCCCTTCAACCCCCACGGGGGTGCAGAGCCCGGGGCGGACAGCGCAGAGGGCGACgtgggggatggggatggggactTTGGGGCCGGGGTCAACAAGGACGGGGGCAGCCGCGTGGTGGTGCAGATGGAGGAGGTGGCACGGACGGTGAAtgtggtgatggtgctggtgccactgctgctgctgctctgcgTCCTGGGCCTCACCTATGCGCTGGTGCAGATGCAGCGCAAGGGTGCACCACGCGTACTGCTCTACTGCAAGCGCTCGCTGCAGGAGTGGGTCTGA